From the Lactuca sativa cultivar Salinas chromosome 9, Lsat_Salinas_v11, whole genome shotgun sequence genome, the window AACATCACGACAACCGGTTGAAGAAATGAGTCCTCTGCCAACCTATTTTCCCGATGTGTAGATTGTTTACATagttattaaaaattataaaaaaaatacatcaaaattcataatttttaatttcatacaaataaactataatattaatatatttttgtaTCTATTGAAACTTTCAAATAGaatattgtatttttttgtttGATAAACAATCAAAAAGTAGAGATTGATTGATAGTATTTATTGTGTATATGGATAAAAGTAAAGATTGGTTGATAAATTTAATTGTGTATGTGTATGATTAAAAAATAATATGGAATTTTTGAGAtgattttataaatgatttttatGTTGTAATATGACTTTTGATTTTTGTAACGAACCTAATTATGGAAAATTTATAATTTGAAAATTATAGTTAAGACTTTAGTGAGTCATTTGTATTTATTATGTTTCATATTTAACTTTTAGACTTGTgccattttatgtaattttatacatTTCAAAAAAGTGTATATCCTATCAACATAGGGGTACAACATTGAATGGAAAAATATGGAAAAGATGTATGTAAGAAATGGTTGCATTTTGATAAAAAATGAATGGGAAAAGCTAGAAATAGTTATCGCTACTGCAAAAGCGATAGAATATTTACATTAATAGTGCTTCAAATGGATTTCTTCATTGTGATGCATGTATAACCCCATAGCATTTTGTTTAGATGTTGGTTACAATCCAATGGTTGTATTTTAGGTTGTCAAAGTTGTTTCATAGATGCAGGTGCCTTTAAAACTTCAAACTTTTAGGATTCATGAAACATAAGGTTACATTCAGACTTCAAGCTTTTACAAATGAAAATGTATCATTATGGGTGGTTGGAGACATGGTATTTAATGGAGACTATCATTAAACCAATGATGgaatgtattatatatgtatgtttaGCCCAAGATGTAGCGTATATCATATTTAAACCTATGAACTTTATATGAGTTTTATGCAGAAAAATTCCattattttgggaatttttttttgataaagttATAAGTTTTTTTTACAGAGAAATCCCGATTATTTAACAATTTGTCCAAGttaacaaaaaatttattttttatattttaataggaAATGACAGATTATGTAATTTTCCCAAAATAATAAgacttttttgttaaaaaaattaatactttatcaaaaaaattcccaaaataGTGGAATTTTTCTGCATAAAACCAAACtttatattttgtatatatacTTGTATTATATCCTTATATGCTTTGGAAAGAATCGAAAGTGATAATCGTTCAACGTTAATAGAATATCAAAGTGATATCCCTAAAATCTCTCAATTCTATTCCAATTTTAATCTCCTTCTCATGGCAACTTTCTTCCCTATCTATAAGTGTAATTTTTCCTTCCAAAACGTTTGGGATTACAAACATCAGGGCTCTTATCCAACTATTCTAACCTTGAAAGATTAAACTACGACTCCCGGAAGGAGCTTTTCTCAACTCACTGAAATGGTTATGATGTAACCGATCATATCGATGCATCATCCGATAATCCAAAACCCACACCAGTTGATCCAGAAGGGAAAAATGTGGATTCCATCGTGAATATTTGGATATACACCACAATATCCAAATGTCTACtctaaatgatcttgaatagATATTCTTTGTCACTTATCTTTTAAGGGGGTGTTTATGTAAGCTTATTTTTTTGGGCTTAAGCTTATGAACTTAAGAGCTtaagaacttatgagtttataagataaaaaagtgtttggattagcttataACTTATTAGCTAATAAACTTTGAATATAAAGTATGTTAGTCGACATACAATCTCAAActttgcaaaaaaaaagttattcaTTTGTCTTTAtgtttttttggttattttatcTGTTACTTACATAAATAATCAAAAATTGCCAAACAATCAACATCAAGCTTGATTAATCATATAGAAAGTCGTTTCATATTTGAATACAAATGATTTTTTTGAGTTATTCGATATCAAATAATCACTTTTGAAACACAAATACAAACAAAGGGTTGTCAACGAACAAATATAAAATATCAAAAATGGCATATATATTCCATAATGTACCAAAATCATATACCTTGCATTAGCCAGCTGAAATAGTAATTAACCACATCAATTGATCATTTGATCTTATCAAAGTGATACTATTTAACATCATCAAATGAAAAGACAACGCCCACAGAAGATAACTTGTGTTTAACGATCATGATATGAGAACTAAAACTTTGGCATGCACATAGATTCAAGTTGTTCCTTCATTCGTTCAATCTCATCAACTATTGCATCTTGATTGTCCTCAATCCACGTCGTAGCATCAACAATAACATGCTCCATTTTCTTCATGTTGTATATGCAATCCTCTAATGCATTAAACACATCTGCtttcttcttgtattcttgatCCTCCTGTTTATACTTGTCAGCATCTTCTATCATTTTCTCAATCTCTTCCTTGGAGAGTCTTTCATTTTCATTGACAACtgtcagtttctccatcttaCCTATTGATAATATATTTGATGTCATTGTGAAGATGTCATTCACATCAATTTCAACCACTCATTTAATTTTATAGCTCCTTTTGGAGCTGGTGGTATTCCAGATATTGTGAAATTCCCCAAAAAATGGTTATCAGTAGATCTGGCTCTTTCACCTTGATACATGTTGTAGATTGGTTGTCATTACATGTAACATAAGTTTTAGATTTATTCGTATGTACTGGAGTGTTAGTGGAGTAGTTTGGTCATTTTCTTATTTAGGTCGGTGTAGGGCTTTTTATATTTAGACATGGAccatttctaaaattttcataaaaagggacTTTTTATTGTAATTTTCATAATTATTAAGGACCTTTACATAATTATTTTTACTCAGGGAGTATTTCTGTAATTTTTTATACTTAAGGTCCATTAAATAATTAGACATGGACCATTTCTATAAGTGTGTCATAATTTAGGACCattttataatttgtttttacATATGGACCATTCCGGACCAAAAATGTATATCATGCAAATTAAAAACTGCAGGGACCAAAACTGTCAATTAGGCATTTCCTGCAATTTAAGAGGGATATATGATGAGACTACATGGCAATTTTACCCTTTGACTGCAACACAATTTTCAAAATATTTACTTTTACTAACAATTAGACCAAAACCTTCAACTCACATAACAATATAACACTttaaagacaaaacttcaaaaatggtcctgtggtttccgaaaatctgaagtttggtccctaatttacaAAAACCTCACGGGTCGTCCGTGTGGTTTCAAAACTGTTAACATTTGGTCATTCCGGCTCACTCCTTTAGcatttcaccgttaacttgtttttCAATATTATATTGCAGGGGTAATTTCGTCATTTCAGTTGTAACCCTTTCTCTTTAAAAGAAATTGCATGTATGATTTTTGGGCAAACCCTTTACCTTTATCTACAATCTTCACCTCTATTCTCCCTTCCACTATTACTCGACCGTTGCACCCTTTACGACACTTAATCGCTTTTGATTCAAAGATGGTGACTTGCAGATGTGGGaatcaagaaatgaagatcacTTCATGGATGGATCATAACCCTGGAAGACAATTTTGGAACTGTACAAGATGTAGGTTCCTTCGATGGTCTAATCCTCTTATGTGTTCTAGGGCATTGGTGGTGATTACAGGTTTGATAAGATCAATGAACCGATTGGAAGAGATGGTTGCCATTATGAGTGAAGAATTGTGTAACTACCGGTTGATGTTGTTTTATTCATGGGTGTtctttttttggttttattttaatcTCTAAGTATCTTGTGAAAGTTTGGATGGTAATGGagttttggtttttggtttgtAACGGTTGcaggttttttatttttattttaatcgaATAGCGTTTTTCTTGCTTTCAGTTTATGTAGGGGGTTTTGGAATTGGTGTTGTTGTATTTGGTTTATGTATCAGTTTAATGTGTAATGGGTTGGTAATGGTAATGGTAATGGAATGTAGTTTGTTATAGTTGATTGTTCAATTTCTTGAATGTTTTTGAAATGCGATTGTTAAGTGTATTGTAAATGCATCTTTAAGATGGTTTTCATTTGCAATTGGAATGTATAATGTTATTAATTGATCTGTGAAGGGTAGTACACAAAATAGATTAATTCATTACCAAAATGTGCATACACACCATTACATGCAAAGTTTTAAAGTTCTTAACACAACCATCATGCTAAGTTTCAAAACAAATAAAGACCTACAACACAAGTATGGCTTAAGTTTCAAAAGACCTACAACACATGCATTACATGCAAAGTTTTCAAGTTCTTAACACATCTTTAAACAAGTACACATGACTTAAGTTTCAAAAGACCTACAACACAAGCATCCTAATAATTACTAAAAATAGTTTTCAGCCCCCTCCGACACCACTGCTTCCCTGCCCTTTACATGTTCTGGAATTGTGCCCTTTATTATGACACTTTGAACAAGTGACTGCCAGATATTTCCTGCTCAATCTACCAGCTTGGCTGTTTGGCTCATCAACACCCATCCTTCTCTTCTTCTTAGGCATCCCAACCTACACATATCGATATACTATAGTTAAAATTGAATTCATTCCATGTTCACATGTATACTATATATTTGGTCTACTTGAAATACAAACcaatgttttatgttttggtGGAAGTAAAGTGAATGGGCAGTCACTTTTAGGCCACATTGAACGTCCATTCAATGgatcatttttttttgaaatacatGGCTTTCCATGTTGATAACCTATAGCAAGGATGGACTCATTCATCAACATGTAGGGCATTTTCACCATTTTCAATTTTGTCCTATATATCACAAACAACATGTCTACATGGGAAACCTGTAATCTCCTAAAACCTACAACTGCAACTTTGGTCATTCAAGTTTACCATATACTGATCTTGCCATGTGCTTGCCACTTGGTACTTTCCTGCCCCATTGTATTTAGCCACATACTTAGCTGCATCAGTCTTAATCTTTTCAAACACTGTAGTTGCAGTAGGGGTTAGAAGTCGTTCACACTTATCTTTTTCCTTTAGTACCACACATAAACTCTTCATGAGATACTCTCTAATATACTCTAAGCAAGTGATAATAGGTTTATCCCTACCTTCATCTAGCTTAGAATTGAATACCTCACAAAGGTTATTTAACAATCAATAAGTGTGTGCCCTTCCAAAATAATAGATATTAAGAGAAGACAATTACACATATAGTAAACATACAACAAGGAAGATTAACATTTATCAATAAATTTCTACAAACGTACCACTAAAGTGAGATTTAGCCCAAGTGTTTTTCGGGATCTTACACACCCAAGCATGAGCCTCTTCATTGATCTTCTTCAACTCATCCATTGCTTTGTTAAAATGATTGACTGTTGTTGCTCTTCGACACTCCCAAAGATGGTCACTTAAgtcttttcatttccattgtTTCTTCATGTTTTCGtggatattgtgacatccccaaaatcacggccagaaaagaccgatatcatttatgctttttaaaataatttcagagtaaatccttttgatttaaaagagttgcgaaatttgttcccaaaacaaaatgtgataaaataatatttatcaaagcatttcatcaagagatgccttttcattataatcaaaactcgggatgtcatgttccgatacagaccataaagcataaacgataacattacaagtcattcaacaaatatatatatatatacagacttgtaaacaaaacaacttgatcattcatccatcttatgccctcgcgtcaCTACTTGTAATACGAaataactgagtgggtcaggcttgggagcttggtgagcatatagagttttcaacccacaataaataattatatttaatttcaccaaccaacaataacccgatttcccattcccgttatcctcactttatgtccctaaaacaacatctatctcaagggacctaatctaggattttcatcgggacggacattactgctaaggggtttcctcaacaatagatatcctaaaggcaaacatgagggggatagagtacaccggtgaacacatcgttcacaacacctacatgttatcaacctgctagcgttccacatgactgtctagaaagagtctgtggtcgttatccatactccgctgaataactagatcaacaacaacaacatcgaggcctctcatctgtttatcacacatcactatctacccatgttctacccaacatattagtagataaaaatatatattttatacatagtttaaaacctgtataacattctcattctatacatattccacataacagatgaggcacacacacacataacacgtatttcatagagaataaatcatacctatgagatagaagaaagtgaatatacattcacacatataacaacaaaatatacacataacacgtatttcgtataaaatacttcatagttatgcgttagaagaaagtaactacatagtcacttgatcagaagatgatcggacagcactacgacttgcagaagtagtattctttggtagatctggaagatcttcacaaaaattggcttctcgcgggcagagcttcggctcgggaatcttacttctcgggatcttcggggcttcgagacttgcttcggggcttgggaataatacaggggcttcggggtataaatggcatgcaaatcgaggcaaaaattAAAGAGAAAGGAAGAATTTGGCAAAAGAATAAGGTTGCcctcgcatgcccttttataggaggTTGAGGCCTCGCATtacatacgctgggcgtaatgctctacgtggggcgtactcctcccaaatcgtcactgcttacgtatccgaagaactcgagtgcgaggcgcgtcatgcttcgctgtatgcAAGGTGTACAgccctacgctgggcgtaacccggataagtccggtgactacccttcggataatatcagatttaataattaaatttatattttaattatttaataaacttcaaaaattcatatcttcctcatacgaacttcgtttttgacgttctttatatccacgcgtaggtgagactacactctacaacttttgtttagactccgtcgactaattttgaatttatttttattatttatttttagaaggccaggacaagaaaactccgttataaattcataacttcttcatccgacgtccgttttcgtctttcttttcaccaatgcactac encodes:
- the LOC111898269 gene encoding heat shock 70 kDa protein 4: MEKLTVVNENERLSKEEIEKMIEDADKYKQEDQEYKKKADVFNALEDCIYNMKKMEHVIVDATTWIEDNQDAIVDEIERMKEQLESMCMPKF